The following proteins are encoded in a genomic region of Hippoglossus hippoglossus isolate fHipHip1 chromosome 3, fHipHip1.pri, whole genome shotgun sequence:
- the fhod1 gene encoding FH1/FH2 domain-containing protein 1 isoform X6 → MASIVCRVQFLEDSDPFICTNFPEPRRPPTVKVEENLPLSEQLPGIHKLLEAPLKLEECTLQLSTNGNYLDLDLSLSEQKYELESFYEDVKKGKKPILILRTQLSVRVHSILEKLYNSQGPELRRSLFSLKQLFQDDKDLVPEFVASEGLTCFIQVGAEADHNYQNYILRALSQIMLFVDGMNGVINHNETVQWLYTLTGSLSRLVVKTSLKLLIVFVEYSESNSPLLINAVNTVDTRRGVKSWSYVMEVLEERNGSDTELLMFTMTLINKTLAVLPDQDSFYDLTDSLEQLGMENIIHKHMNNKTTETDLRAQFTVYETALRNEDGEVDDSAPHLRKERRKMASSDQEGRKSRRSSSQNLPDLLSSSAGSSPSTSPIPPVFSPSTTNTPLSPTISSASSCSPTAGLGSRTSSPFTSETDSPTSSPSGSQRGSPLPPHTAANGTMTTEQDTKTPLSPSSSTDVVFQEKSSQLNPEQSSTKTETKSGFKGNFLRSLAATQWEKKRRSKHFSQSRLSSSDDIITPSFRPAEEEEGGGAAEPSRHDSSSSDANGHSDSQNDPEASVQRPCSTLSNDKKFLLDMLYSKTAASVPLSPTAATAADTSEETVSVQAGGADHGGRGRVLERLSSFTSRSVEPPAASESSASRRAELEGLEGSAQAALARLAEERQNRLVRQQSSVDVEGPARRLETTQMTPLGAGGPSDAWDQLQPSAAALRIKDLDFSDLLDEEDIDVLDMDTLDSTSACFSGIPPPPPPPPGMAPPPPPPPPPPPGGMAPPPPPPPPPGAPPPPSSSAGSSQKKKTVKLFWRELKQADKPEKCRFGRGTVWASLDKVAVDTARLEHLFESKAKELHVTKKAPETKRSEILVLDSKRSNAINIGMTVLPAVHVIKTAILNFDEFAISKEGIEKILTMTPTDEEKQKIQEAQQANPDVPLGTAEQFLFSLASISALTPRLQLWAFKLNYEALEKEIAEPLFDLKLGMEQLASNQTFRRILATLLAIGNFLNSSSAKGFELGYLEKVVEVKDTVHRQSLLHHTCSLVVENYPESSDVYSEVPAITRSAKVDFELLAENLVQLERRCKASWDNLKVVAKHETKAVLKNKLTDFLKDCTQRIIILKVVHRRVINRFHSFLLFLGQPSSSIRDIKVTSFCRIISEFALEYRTTRERVLTLKRKRATHRERTKTRGKMITETEKFSGAVPRPDSPSHVSMSTEAELAQEEEHENMKNLLVSSDASLSVDPRGLRRSRAVRSLGRVSPSLMSVARDDGTSSQDDATDEIMDRLVKSVTQNPSDRASSPKTRSRSRLNRKSLRRTLRSGLSLDVVQALGLNSKTGDKV, encoded by the exons ATGGCCTCCATCGTCTGCCGGGTCCAGTTCCTGGAGGACTCGGACCCGTTCATCTGCACAAACTTCCCCGAACCTCGGAGACCTCCGACcgtgaaggtggaggagaacCTGCCGCTCAGCGAGCAGCTCCCCGGGATCCACAAGCTGCTGGAGGCGCCGCTGAAG ttgGAGGAGTGCACTCTTCAGTTGTCTACTAATGGAAACTATCTGGACCTGGACTTGTCGTTGTCGGAGCAGAAATACGAGCTGGAGAGTTTCTACGAAGACGTGAA aaaaggaaagaagccGATTCTGATCCTGAGGACTCAGCTCTCTGTTCGTGTTCACTCCATCCTCG AGAAACTGTACAACTCTCAGGGTCCAGAGCTCAGAcgctctctgttctctctcaaACAGCTTTTCCAG gaTGATAAAGACCTGGTTCCAGAGTTCGTGGCGTCTGAAGGTTTGACATGTTTCATTCAAGTTGGAGCCGAGGCCGACCACAACTATCAGAACTACATCCTGAGAG ctCTCAGTCAGATCATGCTCTTTGTGGACGGGATGAATGGAGTGATAAACCACAACGAGACGGTTCAGTGGCTCTACACTCTGACAGGAAGTCTG TCTCGTCTGGTGGTGAAAACGTCTCTGAAGCTTCTCATCGTGTTTGTGGAATATTCAGAGTCCAACAGTCCTCTGCTGATCAACGCTGTGAACACGGTGGACACACgcagag gtgTGAAGTCGTGGAGTTATGTGATGGAGGTTCTGGAGGAGAGAAACGGCTCCGACACTGAGCTGCTCATGTTCACCATGACGCTCATCAACAAg ACTCTGGCAGTACTTCCTGATCAGGACTCGTTCTACGACCTCACAGACAGTCTGGAGCAGCTGGGGATGGAGAACATCAtccacaaacacatgaacaacaaGACGACGGAGACCGACCTGCGAGCTCAGTTCACTGTGTACGag acaGCTCTGAGAAACGAGGACGGTGAGGTCGACGACTCCGCCCCTCACCTTCGTaaggaaagaagaaagatgGCCTCCAGCGATCAGGAGGGACGGAAGAGCCGCCGCTCGTCCAGTCAAAACCTCCCCGACCTCCTGTCTTCCTCTGcaggctcctccccctccacctcacCCATCCCCCCTGTCTTCTCACCCTCCACCACAAacacccccctctcccccaccaTCTCCTCCGCCTCTTCCTGCAGCCCCACGGCGGGACTCGGCAGCAGGACCTCGTCTCCGTTCACCTCCGAGACCGACAGTCCCACCTCCAGTCCGTCTGGGTCTCAGAGAGGGTCTCCACTGCCCCCCCATACCGCCGCCAATGGCACCATGACCACAGAGCAGGACACCAAGACGCCATTGAGCCC ctcgTCCTCCACAGACGTCGTCTTTCAGGAGAAGTCGTCCCAGTTGAATCCAGAGCAGTCGAGCACCAAGACGGAGACTAAGAGCGGATTCAA aggtAACTTCCTGCGCAGCCTGGCCGCGACGCAgtgggagaagaagagaagaagtaaACACTTCAGCCAGTCCAGGCTGTCCTCGTCTGATGACATCATAACCCCGAGCTTTCGGCccgcggaggaggaggaggggggaggggccGCAGAGCCGTCACGTCACG ATTCCAGCAGCTCGGACGCAAACGGACACTCAGACTCGCAGAATGACCCCG AGGCCTCTGTGCAGCGTCCGTGCAGCACGCTCTCCAATGACAAGAAGTTCCTGCTGGACATGCTCTACTCTAAGACTGCTGCCTCAGTGCCGCTGAGCCCGACCGCTGCCACCGCCGCTGACACCAGCGAGGAGACAGTGAGCGTCCAGGCTG GTGGAGCAGACCATGGCGGTCGGGGGCGTGTGCTGGAGCGTCTGTCCAGCTTCACATCGCGCTCAGTGGAGCCGCCTGCAGCCTCCGAGAGCAGCGCCTCCCGCAGGGCGGAGCTGGAGGGGCTGGAAGGATCCGCCCAGGCAGCGCTGGCTCGACTGGCTGAAGAACGACAG AACCGTTTGGTCCGGCAGCAGAGCAGCGTCGACGTGGAGGGCCCCGCCCGCCGCCTGGAGACCACCCAGATGACCCCGCTGGGCGCCGGGGGCCCGTCCGACGCCTGGGACCAGCTGCAGCCGAGCGCCGCCGCCCTGCGCATCAAAGACCTGGACTTCTCCGACCTGCTGGACGAGGAGGACATCGACGTGTTGGACATGGACACGCTCGACTCCACCTCCGCCTGCTTCTCTGGCAtccctcccccaccccctcctcccccaggcatggctccccctcctcctcctcccccgcctCCACCACCTGGGGGCATGGCtccacccccaccacctccccctcctccaggtgctcctcctcccccctcgtCCTCGGCGGGGTCCtctcagaagaagaagacggtgAAGTTGTTCTGGAGGGAGCTGAAGCAGGCGGACAAGCCTGAGAAGTGTCGTTTCGGCCGGGGGACGGTGTGGGCGTCTCTCGACAAGGTAGCGGTGGACACCGCCCGCCTCGAGCACCTGTTTGAGTCTAAAGCCAAGGAGCTCCACGTCACCAAG AAAGCACCCGAGACCAAAAGGTCTGAGATTCTGGTTCTGGACTCGAAGAGAAGCAACGCCATCAACATCGGTATGACCGTGCTGCCGGCCGTCCACGTCATCAAGACCGCCATCCTCAACTTTGACGAGTTCGCCATCAGCAAGGAGGGAATAGAG AAGATCCTGACCATGACCCCCACGGACGAGGAGAAGCAGAAGATCCAGGAAGCTCAGCAGGCCAATCCTGACGTCCCGCTGGGCACGGCCGAGCAGTTCCTGTTCAGCCTGGCCTCCATCAGCGCCCTGACCCCCCGACTGCAGCTGTGGGCCTTTAAACTCAACTACGAGGCTCTGGagaag GAGATCGCAGAGCCGCTGTTTGACCTGAAGCTGGGCATGGAGCAGCTGGCGTCCAATCAGACCTTCAGGAGGATCTTGGCGACGCTGCTCGCCATCGGAAACTTTCTCAACAGCTCCAGC gctAAAGGCTTCGAGCTGGGTTACCTGGAGaaggtggtggaggtgaaggaCACAGTTCACCGTCAGTCTCTGCTCCATCACACCTGCAGCCTGGTGGTGGAAAATTACCCAGAATCCTCTGACGTCTACTCGGAGGTTCCTGCCATCACTCGCTCTGCCAAG gtgGACTTCGAGCTGCTCGCAGAGAACCTGGTGCAGCTGGAGAGGCGCTGCAAAGCATCATGGGACAACTTGAAGGTGGTCGCCAAACACGAGACGAAGGCGGTTCTGAAGAACAAGTTGACGGACTTCCTGAAGGACTGTACACAAAGGATCATCATCCTGAAGGTGGTGCACCGCAGGGTCATTAACAg gttccACTCCTTCCTGCTGTTCCTGGGTCAGCCGTCGTCATCGATCAGAGACATCAAGGTCACGAGCTTCTGTCGCATCATCAGCGAGTTCGCTCTCGAGTATCGCACGACCAGAGAGCGAGTCCTCACCCTGAAACGGAAACGAGCCACTCACCGAGAGAGAACCAAGACCAGAGGCAAGATGATCACCGAG ACGGAGAAGTTCTCGGGGGCGGTGCCTCGTCCGGACAGTCCCTCCCACGTCTCCATGTCGACGGAGGCGGAGttagctcaggaggaggagcatgaGAACATGAAGAACCTGTTGGTCAGCAGCGACGCCAGTCTGAGTGTCGACCCGAGAGGCCTGAGGCGCTCCAGAGCCGTCCGCA GTCTGGGCAGGGTGAGTCCGAGTCTGATGTCTGTAGCCAGAGACGACGGGACCAGCTCCCAGGACGACGCCACAGACGAAATCATGGACCGACTCGTCAAATCCGTTACTCAGAATCCCTCAGACAGAGCATCAAGCCCCAAGACACGGAGTCGCTCCCGACTCAACAGGAAGTCAT
- the fhod1 gene encoding FH1/FH2 domain-containing protein 1 isoform X3: MASIVCRVQFLEDSDPFICTNFPEPRRPPTVKVEENLPLSEQLPGIHKLLEAPLKLEECTLQLSTNGNYLDLDLSLSEQKYELESFYEDVKKGKKPILILRTQLSVRVHSILEKLYNSQGPELRRSLFSLKQLFQDDKDLVPEFVASEGLTCFIQVGAEADHNYQNYILRALSQIMLFVDGMNGVINHNETVQWLYTLTGSLSRLVVKTSLKLLIVFVEYSESNSPLLINAVNTVDTRRGVKSWSYVMEVLEERNGSDTELLMFTMTLINKTLAVLPDQDSFYDLTDSLEQLGMENIIHKHMNNKTTETDLRAQFTVYETALRNEDGEVDDSAPHLRKERRKMASSDQEGRKSRRSSSQNLPDLLSSSAGSSPSTSPIPPVFSPSTTNTPLSPTISSASSCSPTAGLGSRTSSPFTSETDSPTSSPSGSQRGSPLPPHTAANGTMTTEQDTKTPLSPSRSFLSHHMSALGLSRRSRLFSKTSSISEEPSAAGSSSSTDVVFQEKSSQLNPEQSSTKTETKSGFKGNFLRSLAATQWEKKRRSKHFSQSRLSSSDDIITPSFRPAEEEEGGGAAEPSRHDSSSSDANGHSDSQNDPEASVQRPCSTLSNDKKFLLDMLYSKTAASVPLSPTAATAADTSEETVSVQAGGADHGGRGRVLERLSSFTSRSVEPPAASESSASRRAELEGLEGSAQAALARLAEERQNRLVRQQSSVDVEGPARRLETTQMTPLGAGGPSDAWDQLQPSAAALRIKDLDFSDLLDEEDIDVLDMDTLDSTSACFSGIPPPPPPPPGMAPPPPPPPPPPPGGMAPPPPPPPPPGAPPPPSSSAGSSQKKKTVKLFWRELKQADKPEKCRFGRGTVWASLDKVAVDTARLEHLFESKAKELHVTKKAPETKRSEILVLDSKRSNAINIGMTVLPAVHVIKTAILNFDEFAISKEGIEKILTMTPTDEEKQKIQEAQQANPDVPLGTAEQFLFSLASISALTPRLQLWAFKLNYEALEKEIAEPLFDLKLGMEQLASNQTFRRILATLLAIGNFLNSSSAKGFELGYLEKVVEVKDTVHRQSLLHHTCSLVVENYPESSDVYSEVPAITRSAKVDFELLAENLVQLERRCKASWDNLKVVAKHETKAVLKNKLTDFLKDCTQRIIILKVVHRRVINRFHSFLLFLGQPSSSIRDIKVTSFCRIISEFALEYRTTRERVLTLKRKRATHRERTKTRGKMITETEKFSGAVPRPDSPSHVSMSTEAELAQEEEHENMKNLLVSSDASLSVDPRGLRRSRAVRSLGRVSPSLMSVARDDGTSSQDDATDEIMDRLVKSVTQNPSDRASSPKTRSRSRLNRKSLRRTLRSGLSLDVVQALGLNSKTGDKV, translated from the exons ATGGCCTCCATCGTCTGCCGGGTCCAGTTCCTGGAGGACTCGGACCCGTTCATCTGCACAAACTTCCCCGAACCTCGGAGACCTCCGACcgtgaaggtggaggagaacCTGCCGCTCAGCGAGCAGCTCCCCGGGATCCACAAGCTGCTGGAGGCGCCGCTGAAG ttgGAGGAGTGCACTCTTCAGTTGTCTACTAATGGAAACTATCTGGACCTGGACTTGTCGTTGTCGGAGCAGAAATACGAGCTGGAGAGTTTCTACGAAGACGTGAA aaaaggaaagaagccGATTCTGATCCTGAGGACTCAGCTCTCTGTTCGTGTTCACTCCATCCTCG AGAAACTGTACAACTCTCAGGGTCCAGAGCTCAGAcgctctctgttctctctcaaACAGCTTTTCCAG gaTGATAAAGACCTGGTTCCAGAGTTCGTGGCGTCTGAAGGTTTGACATGTTTCATTCAAGTTGGAGCCGAGGCCGACCACAACTATCAGAACTACATCCTGAGAG ctCTCAGTCAGATCATGCTCTTTGTGGACGGGATGAATGGAGTGATAAACCACAACGAGACGGTTCAGTGGCTCTACACTCTGACAGGAAGTCTG TCTCGTCTGGTGGTGAAAACGTCTCTGAAGCTTCTCATCGTGTTTGTGGAATATTCAGAGTCCAACAGTCCTCTGCTGATCAACGCTGTGAACACGGTGGACACACgcagag gtgTGAAGTCGTGGAGTTATGTGATGGAGGTTCTGGAGGAGAGAAACGGCTCCGACACTGAGCTGCTCATGTTCACCATGACGCTCATCAACAAg ACTCTGGCAGTACTTCCTGATCAGGACTCGTTCTACGACCTCACAGACAGTCTGGAGCAGCTGGGGATGGAGAACATCAtccacaaacacatgaacaacaaGACGACGGAGACCGACCTGCGAGCTCAGTTCACTGTGTACGag acaGCTCTGAGAAACGAGGACGGTGAGGTCGACGACTCCGCCCCTCACCTTCGTaaggaaagaagaaagatgGCCTCCAGCGATCAGGAGGGACGGAAGAGCCGCCGCTCGTCCAGTCAAAACCTCCCCGACCTCCTGTCTTCCTCTGcaggctcctccccctccacctcacCCATCCCCCCTGTCTTCTCACCCTCCACCACAAacacccccctctcccccaccaTCTCCTCCGCCTCTTCCTGCAGCCCCACGGCGGGACTCGGCAGCAGGACCTCGTCTCCGTTCACCTCCGAGACCGACAGTCCCACCTCCAGTCCGTCTGGGTCTCAGAGAGGGTCTCCACTGCCCCCCCATACCGCCGCCAATGGCACCATGACCACAGAGCAGGACACCAAGACGCCATTGAGCCC GAGTCGCTCTTTCCTCAGCCACCACATGTCGGCTCTGGGTCTGAGCAGGAGGTCCCGGCTATTCTCCAAAACCAGCTCCATCTCTGAGGAGCCTTCAGCGGCCGGCAG ctcgTCCTCCACAGACGTCGTCTTTCAGGAGAAGTCGTCCCAGTTGAATCCAGAGCAGTCGAGCACCAAGACGGAGACTAAGAGCGGATTCAA aggtAACTTCCTGCGCAGCCTGGCCGCGACGCAgtgggagaagaagagaagaagtaaACACTTCAGCCAGTCCAGGCTGTCCTCGTCTGATGACATCATAACCCCGAGCTTTCGGCccgcggaggaggaggaggggggaggggccGCAGAGCCGTCACGTCACG ATTCCAGCAGCTCGGACGCAAACGGACACTCAGACTCGCAGAATGACCCCG AGGCCTCTGTGCAGCGTCCGTGCAGCACGCTCTCCAATGACAAGAAGTTCCTGCTGGACATGCTCTACTCTAAGACTGCTGCCTCAGTGCCGCTGAGCCCGACCGCTGCCACCGCCGCTGACACCAGCGAGGAGACAGTGAGCGTCCAGGCTG GTGGAGCAGACCATGGCGGTCGGGGGCGTGTGCTGGAGCGTCTGTCCAGCTTCACATCGCGCTCAGTGGAGCCGCCTGCAGCCTCCGAGAGCAGCGCCTCCCGCAGGGCGGAGCTGGAGGGGCTGGAAGGATCCGCCCAGGCAGCGCTGGCTCGACTGGCTGAAGAACGACAG AACCGTTTGGTCCGGCAGCAGAGCAGCGTCGACGTGGAGGGCCCCGCCCGCCGCCTGGAGACCACCCAGATGACCCCGCTGGGCGCCGGGGGCCCGTCCGACGCCTGGGACCAGCTGCAGCCGAGCGCCGCCGCCCTGCGCATCAAAGACCTGGACTTCTCCGACCTGCTGGACGAGGAGGACATCGACGTGTTGGACATGGACACGCTCGACTCCACCTCCGCCTGCTTCTCTGGCAtccctcccccaccccctcctcccccaggcatggctccccctcctcctcctcccccgcctCCACCACCTGGGGGCATGGCtccacccccaccacctccccctcctccaggtgctcctcctcccccctcgtCCTCGGCGGGGTCCtctcagaagaagaagacggtgAAGTTGTTCTGGAGGGAGCTGAAGCAGGCGGACAAGCCTGAGAAGTGTCGTTTCGGCCGGGGGACGGTGTGGGCGTCTCTCGACAAGGTAGCGGTGGACACCGCCCGCCTCGAGCACCTGTTTGAGTCTAAAGCCAAGGAGCTCCACGTCACCAAG AAAGCACCCGAGACCAAAAGGTCTGAGATTCTGGTTCTGGACTCGAAGAGAAGCAACGCCATCAACATCGGTATGACCGTGCTGCCGGCCGTCCACGTCATCAAGACCGCCATCCTCAACTTTGACGAGTTCGCCATCAGCAAGGAGGGAATAGAG AAGATCCTGACCATGACCCCCACGGACGAGGAGAAGCAGAAGATCCAGGAAGCTCAGCAGGCCAATCCTGACGTCCCGCTGGGCACGGCCGAGCAGTTCCTGTTCAGCCTGGCCTCCATCAGCGCCCTGACCCCCCGACTGCAGCTGTGGGCCTTTAAACTCAACTACGAGGCTCTGGagaag GAGATCGCAGAGCCGCTGTTTGACCTGAAGCTGGGCATGGAGCAGCTGGCGTCCAATCAGACCTTCAGGAGGATCTTGGCGACGCTGCTCGCCATCGGAAACTTTCTCAACAGCTCCAGC gctAAAGGCTTCGAGCTGGGTTACCTGGAGaaggtggtggaggtgaaggaCACAGTTCACCGTCAGTCTCTGCTCCATCACACCTGCAGCCTGGTGGTGGAAAATTACCCAGAATCCTCTGACGTCTACTCGGAGGTTCCTGCCATCACTCGCTCTGCCAAG gtgGACTTCGAGCTGCTCGCAGAGAACCTGGTGCAGCTGGAGAGGCGCTGCAAAGCATCATGGGACAACTTGAAGGTGGTCGCCAAACACGAGACGAAGGCGGTTCTGAAGAACAAGTTGACGGACTTCCTGAAGGACTGTACACAAAGGATCATCATCCTGAAGGTGGTGCACCGCAGGGTCATTAACAg gttccACTCCTTCCTGCTGTTCCTGGGTCAGCCGTCGTCATCGATCAGAGACATCAAGGTCACGAGCTTCTGTCGCATCATCAGCGAGTTCGCTCTCGAGTATCGCACGACCAGAGAGCGAGTCCTCACCCTGAAACGGAAACGAGCCACTCACCGAGAGAGAACCAAGACCAGAGGCAAGATGATCACCGAG ACGGAGAAGTTCTCGGGGGCGGTGCCTCGTCCGGACAGTCCCTCCCACGTCTCCATGTCGACGGAGGCGGAGttagctcaggaggaggagcatgaGAACATGAAGAACCTGTTGGTCAGCAGCGACGCCAGTCTGAGTGTCGACCCGAGAGGCCTGAGGCGCTCCAGAGCCGTCCGCA GTCTGGGCAGGGTGAGTCCGAGTCTGATGTCTGTAGCCAGAGACGACGGGACCAGCTCCCAGGACGACGCCACAGACGAAATCATGGACCGACTCGTCAAATCCGTTACTCAGAATCCCTCAGACAGAGCATCAAGCCCCAAGACACGGAGTCGCTCCCGACTCAACAGGAAGTCAT